The stretch of DNA TGAGACGGTGTATGATTTTCCCCGTCAGAATGTTATTACAAGAGATAATGTGACCATGGAAATCGATGCACTTTTGTATTTTCAGGTTACGGATGCCATTAAAGCGGTTTATGAGGTTGCCAACCTTCCCCAAGCCATTGAAAAACTGACCCAGACAACTCTCAGAAACGTGGTCGGTGAAATGGATTTCGATGAATGTCTGGCTTCCCGTGAGGTCATTAATACCAAGTTGCGCAGTATTCTGGATGATGCCACAGATAAATGGGGGGTAAGGGTCAGCAGGGTGGAGCTTCAGGACATAACGCCGCCGGCAGAAGTTCAGGAAGCCATGGAAAAGCAGATGAGGGCGGAAAGGGACAGAAGGGCAGCTATTCTCAAGGCGGAAGGTGAAAAAAGAGCTGCTATCCTTGAGGCAGAAGGCGAAAAAGAAGCAGCCATTAACCGTGCGGAAGGGGAGAAACGAGCTACTATCCTGGAGGCCGAAGGTGAGGCTGAGGCCCGGTATAAAATTGCTTCTGCTGAGGCCATGGCCATCTTGAAGCTTGTGGAGGCTTTCAAGGACAGGCCTGGGGATCCGGCTAATTATCTCATCGCCGTACGTTATATAGAAGCCCTGAAAGAAATGGCAGAAGGAAAAGAGAATAAGATAATTTATCTTCCCTATGAGGCAAGTAATTTCCTTGGTTCCATTGGTGGTATCAGGGAGATGTTCAAGGCATAAGGATTACAGCCGGAACCCTCGGGGCTATCTGCGAAAAGGAAATAAAATCTGTGAATTTATCTGAAATTTCAGCTATTCCGGAAAAAATAAGGGCAAAGGTTCAGGTGAATCTTCCCTTCCGTATGCGGGATCTCTACATGGAAAGTTTCCTTGCCATGGGGTTGAACCCTGAAATAGGCCTGGATGCTGTGACTTTGGACAGTATGGATATGCAGGAAATAAAGGCTGTTGCCAGGGCCTTTCAAAACAGGGGAAGAAGGATTACGCTCCACGGACCATTTATGGATTTATCCCCCGGGTCGCCGGACCCGGCCATCCGCAGGGTTTCCATGGAAAGAATGTTGCAGCTGCTGGAAGTCGTTCCTGTTTGTAAGCCTCTTTCCGTTGTCTGCCATGCAGGGTGGGAAAGACGGCGGTATGACTGGATTCAGGACGAATGGTATGACAGGTCCGCAGCTTTCTGGAAAGACACTGCCGTTTTGTTGCGAAAAAGGCAGTGTCGGCTTCTGCTTGAAAATGTATATGAAGAAAGCCCGCAGGACCTTCTGCGGCTTCTGGAATATCTGCGCTCCGAAGATGTAGGCGCCTGTCTGGACACAGGGCATCTGTTTGCATTTGGATCCGGCGGACTTACGGAAT from Desulfobotulus pelophilus encodes:
- a CDS encoding SPFH domain-containing protein; its protein translation is MEPLLMIVGLLALFVIVFAIKGLKIIQQAETMIVERLGRFHRVLDSGINILWPFLDQPRQIHWRYVTQDNTGERRVTITKLTDRIDLRETVYDFPRQNVITRDNVTMEIDALLYFQVTDAIKAVYEVANLPQAIEKLTQTTLRNVVGEMDFDECLASREVINTKLRSILDDATDKWGVRVSRVELQDITPPAEVQEAMEKQMRAERDRRAAILKAEGEKRAAILEAEGEKEAAINRAEGEKRATILEAEGEAEARYKIASAEAMAILKLVEAFKDRPGDPANYLIAVRYIEALKEMAEGKENKIIYLPYEASNFLGSIGGIREMFKA
- a CDS encoding sugar phosphate isomerase/epimerase family protein, with amino-acid sequence MNLSEISAIPEKIRAKVQVNLPFRMRDLYMESFLAMGLNPEIGLDAVTLDSMDMQEIKAVARAFQNRGRRITLHGPFMDLSPGSPDPAIRRVSMERMLQLLEVVPVCKPLSVVCHAGWERRRYDWIQDEWYDRSAAFWKDTAVLLRKRQCRLLLENVYEESPQDLLRLLEYLRSEDVGACLDTGHLFAFGSGGLTEWVRVLGSFVGEVHLHDNMGDKDSHLPPGQGRIDFSSLPALFRQQSGFPVITLEPHESKDLLPSLEWVARELKDFV